One part of the Sciurus carolinensis chromosome 4, mSciCar1.2, whole genome shotgun sequence genome encodes these proteins:
- the Iapp gene encoding islet amyloid polypeptide translates to MFILKLPAVLLVLSVALNHLKATPIESHQVDKRKCNTATCATQRLANFLVRSSNNLGAILSPTNVGSNTYGKRNADEVLNREPLIYLPL, encoded by the exons ATGTTCATCCTAAAGCTGCCAGCAGTTCTCCTTGTGCTGTCTGTGGCATTAAACCATCTGAAAGCTACCCCCATTGAAAG TCACCAGGTGGACAAACGGAAATGCAACACGGCCACATGTGCAACACAACGCCTGGCAAATTTCTTAGTTCGTTCCAGCAACAACCTTGGTGCCATTCTCTCACCTACCAATGTGGGATCCAATACATATGGCAAGAGGAATGCAGATGAGGTTTTAAACAGGGAACCACTCATTTACTTACCCCTTTAA